The Niastella koreensis GR20-10 genome includes a window with the following:
- a CDS encoding glycosyltransferase family 39 protein has product MQALNNINKYFNTARTGKKDVIILSILFFLFALRIFLVFDMGLMPQDAYYFFYSEHLDLSYFDHPSGIAWVLWLFTSILGKKVFVVKLAITLVTFCTQAAFVILATCFLDWLGILQATILLFSTVLISVLSLVATPDVPLLLFWTLSIIALHQAIFQNRKGFWVLAGIFMGLAFNSKYTAVFLPAGLLMYLVLSPVHRKMLLSFWPWLSLLLFAILTLPVIIWNYNHDFASIKFQSVNRAEEAGDSFNFLNLPGVIGHQAFLLVPVLLFALFWMLRSMYKKYRLKLSTIPAPQLFLFSFFAPVFLGFLFIAVFYWVKINWMMPAYITGIILASMYIKPQWVQYQLIGSLIIHLVMAVEIIFYPVEVKSDDTWMGWDQLAGQVKEVRQQYPGYFIFSADDYKTSAILNFYFDDMVYSKNIIGQPALQFDYVGPNLQTLQGKNAIFIDSHPDLSPCGIYPTELNKYFTQVTQLQPILVKKGGKVVRSFCVYTCMNYKP; this is encoded by the coding sequence TTGCAAGCATTGAATAACATCAACAAATATTTCAATACAGCAAGAACAGGAAAAAAGGATGTCATTATCCTTTCCATCCTGTTCTTTCTTTTTGCACTAAGGATCTTCCTGGTTTTTGACATGGGATTGATGCCCCAGGACGCCTATTATTTCTTTTACAGCGAGCACCTTGATCTCTCCTATTTTGACCATCCCTCCGGGATAGCCTGGGTGTTATGGTTGTTCACTTCCATCCTGGGAAAAAAAGTATTTGTAGTAAAGCTGGCGATCACCCTTGTCACTTTTTGTACGCAGGCAGCGTTTGTTATCCTGGCTACCTGCTTTTTGGACTGGCTGGGAATTTTACAGGCAACTATCCTGTTGTTTTCAACGGTACTGATCTCGGTTTTATCGCTGGTTGCCACGCCCGATGTTCCGTTGTTGCTTTTCTGGACGCTTTCTATAATCGCTTTACACCAGGCCATCTTCCAAAACCGAAAAGGCTTTTGGGTACTGGCCGGCATTTTTATGGGACTGGCGTTCAACAGCAAGTATACGGCCGTGTTCCTGCCTGCGGGTTTACTGATGTATCTTGTTTTATCACCTGTGCACCGGAAGATGCTGTTATCTTTCTGGCCCTGGCTCAGCCTGCTTCTTTTCGCCATCCTGACATTGCCCGTTATCATCTGGAATTATAACCACGACTTTGCCTCTATCAAATTTCAGTCGGTTAACAGGGCCGAGGAAGCCGGTGACAGTTTTAATTTCCTGAACCTGCCCGGAGTGATCGGCCACCAGGCATTTTTGCTGGTTCCGGTATTACTGTTTGCGCTGTTCTGGATGTTGCGATCAATGTATAAAAAGTACCGGCTCAAACTAAGTACCATCCCCGCACCACAATTATTCCTGTTTTCTTTTTTTGCACCCGTATTCCTTGGCTTTTTATTCATTGCTGTTTTTTATTGGGTAAAAATAAACTGGATGATGCCTGCCTATATCACCGGTATCATTTTGGCCAGCATGTACATAAAGCCCCAATGGGTGCAATACCAGTTGATAGGTTCGCTGATCATACATTTGGTGATGGCGGTAGAAATTATCTTTTACCCGGTTGAAGTGAAATCAGACGACACCTGGATGGGCTGGGACCAGTTGGCCGGCCAGGTAAAAGAGGTAAGGCAGCAATACCCCGGCTATTTTATCTTCTCGGCAGACGATTATAAAACCTCAGCTATACTGAATTTCTATTTCGATGATATGGTGTACAGCAAAAATATTATTGGCCAGCCCGCTTTACAATTCGATTATGTAGGCCCCAATTTGCAAACGTTACAGGGAAAGAATGCCATTTTCATCGATTCACACCCCGATCTTTCGCCGTGTGGAATTTACCCCACCGAGTTAAACAAATACTTTACCCAGGTCACTCAACTGCAACCGATCCTGGTGAAAAAAGGCGGAAAAGTGGTACGATCGTTTTGTGTATATACCTGTATGAATTACAAGCCATAA
- a CDS encoding glycosyl hydrolase, whose translation MEKIMLLAMLLGIAGYSYSQQTDSPGKNWEAAFLSPPESTKPWVYWYWDNDNISKEGITKDLEAMAQVGIGEALIGNIVGGASSKGKVTVLSEDWWSCMVHAITEAKRLGMKIGVFNCPGWSQSGGPWVKPEQTMRYLVSTELQVTGGQSFAYAFKPPTENFQLVSVQAFPVPAEDNDGVSTKSPVVSSKGMNNAQWLFDGDPNTEVVVPATEQQLEIKLNSVATVRSLQITPGNDPVTADCDLEAINDKGAWQRITHLHIDRSNMDIAVGPMRYGPVVISFPAVKAQTFRLRFTNGKGGKLREIELSGAPRLTAYVEKQLGKMWPYAEVRPDSYTWPATAEPEHKSLVVDPARVIDLSTKVDKSGNLNWAVPAGEWIILYTGMTPTGVTNSPTTTEGSGLEIDKMNKQLAQFHFDAFIGELLKRTPAEDRVALRHVVADSYEKGSENWTDGLGEDFKRTYGYDPYPFLPVLTGRIVASADRSDRFLWDLRRLVADRIASNYVGGLRERCQQNGLRLWLENYGHWGFPGEFLSYGGASDDLGGEFWYGVPSLGPVEVRCASSAGHTYGKKVVSAEAFTSGLSFTQMPRNLKTRGDWAWSEGINHFVMHVYIHQPDDRKPGMSAWFGTDFNRNNTWFTQSKTYFDYIRRSCALLQQGHTVADVAYFIGEDAPKMTGDKDPALPPGYNYDFINAEMLAKARVVNDRIVLASGASYAVLVLPPKETMRPEILKKIVALVADGACVLGNAPAHSPSGRDYPFCDTRVQALAKELWGFKMVGKGHVFTGIGLKKVLRQIGVAEDCVLGKDFLYTHRQEGNAHCYFVSNQLDIARKDTMAFRVTGLQPELWDAVTGQIKALPNYAISNGKTVIPLEFGPGDSWFIIFRNKATVADGKENFEQFQPVQAVEGNWTVDFNPGYAKPFQATFARLTDWSQHDDPQIKYYSGTATYSSTFTCDDKKDSSLYLDLGQVEGLATVRLNGKEYPTLWRYPYRVNISNQLQPGENELEVTVVNCWWNRLVGDAQPGAKPVTWTAFTNWHADSKLQPAGLLGPVNILTAK comes from the coding sequence ATGGAAAAGATAATGCTTTTGGCGATGCTGTTGGGGATAGCGGGTTATAGCTATAGTCAGCAAACGGATTCGCCTGGAAAAAACTGGGAGGCAGCCTTTTTATCGCCACCCGAAAGCACCAAACCCTGGGTATACTGGTATTGGGATAACGACAATATTTCAAAAGAAGGCATTACCAAAGACCTGGAAGCAATGGCGCAGGTAGGTATTGGGGAAGCGCTTATTGGCAATATTGTAGGGGGAGCTTCCTCAAAAGGAAAGGTAACGGTGCTTAGTGAGGACTGGTGGAGTTGTATGGTACATGCGATTACAGAAGCCAAACGGTTGGGCATGAAGATAGGGGTGTTTAATTGTCCGGGTTGGAGCCAAAGCGGTGGTCCCTGGGTAAAACCGGAACAAACGATGCGTTACCTGGTGTCAACCGAATTACAGGTAACAGGCGGCCAGTCATTCGCGTACGCCTTCAAACCGCCAACGGAGAATTTTCAACTGGTGTCTGTACAGGCATTCCCGGTTCCTGCGGAGGACAACGACGGAGTGAGCACTAAATCGCCTGTAGTATCTTCAAAAGGAATGAACAATGCGCAATGGCTGTTCGACGGCGATCCCAACACAGAAGTGGTTGTACCTGCTACAGAACAACAGCTTGAAATAAAATTAAACAGTGTTGCTACCGTACGGTCCCTGCAAATAACGCCCGGTAACGACCCGGTTACTGCAGATTGTGATCTGGAAGCCATAAACGACAAAGGCGCCTGGCAGCGCATTACGCACCTGCATATCGACCGCTCGAATATGGATATAGCGGTTGGCCCCATGCGGTATGGTCCTGTTGTAATTAGTTTTCCCGCTGTAAAGGCGCAAACCTTCCGGCTTCGTTTTACCAATGGAAAAGGAGGCAAGCTGCGGGAGATTGAATTGAGTGGCGCGCCCAGGCTCACGGCGTATGTTGAAAAACAATTAGGCAAAATGTGGCCGTATGCCGAAGTGCGTCCTGATTCATATACCTGGCCAGCTACGGCAGAACCCGAGCATAAATCATTGGTGGTAGACCCGGCCAGGGTGATCGATCTGTCGACGAAGGTTGATAAAAGCGGTAACCTGAACTGGGCGGTGCCTGCAGGCGAATGGATCATTTTGTATACCGGAATGACGCCCACCGGGGTTACCAATTCACCTACTACAACGGAAGGAAGCGGGCTGGAGATAGATAAAATGAATAAACAACTGGCGCAATTTCATTTCGATGCATTTATAGGAGAACTGTTGAAACGTACACCTGCTGAAGACCGGGTGGCGTTGCGTCATGTGGTGGCTGATAGTTATGAAAAGGGTTCTGAGAACTGGACGGATGGTTTGGGCGAGGATTTTAAACGCACCTATGGGTACGATCCCTATCCGTTTTTGCCGGTACTAACTGGCCGGATCGTAGCCAGCGCCGATCGCTCTGACCGCTTTCTGTGGGACCTGCGCCGGCTGGTTGCCGATAGAATTGCTTCCAATTATGTAGGGGGCCTGCGCGAACGCTGTCAGCAAAACGGACTGCGGCTATGGCTGGAGAATTATGGTCACTGGGGTTTTCCTGGTGAATTCCTGAGTTATGGCGGGGCCAGTGATGACCTGGGTGGCGAGTTCTGGTATGGCGTGCCTTCATTGGGGCCCGTTGAAGTTCGTTGCGCATCCTCCGCCGGTCATACCTATGGCAAAAAGGTGGTATCTGCCGAGGCGTTTACTTCCGGCTTGTCGTTCACACAAATGCCACGTAATTTAAAAACGCGGGGCGACTGGGCGTGGTCGGAAGGGATCAACCATTTTGTGATGCATGTGTACATTCATCAGCCCGATGACCGTAAACCCGGCATGAGCGCCTGGTTTGGCACCGATTTCAACCGGAACAATACCTGGTTTACCCAATCAAAAACATACTTCGATTATATCCGGCGTTCCTGTGCGCTGTTACAACAGGGACATACAGTAGCCGATGTGGCTTATTTCATTGGCGAGGACGCACCTAAAATGACCGGTGATAAAGACCCGGCCCTGCCACCCGGTTATAACTATGATTTTATAAATGCAGAGATGCTGGCAAAAGCCCGGGTTGTTAACGATCGTATTGTACTGGCATCAGGCGCCAGTTATGCGGTGCTGGTATTGCCGCCAAAGGAAACCATGCGGCCGGAGATCCTGAAGAAAATTGTAGCGTTGGTCGCAGACGGGGCCTGTGTATTGGGGAATGCACCCGCCCATTCGCCCAGCGGTCGCGATTATCCGTTTTGCGATACCCGGGTGCAGGCGCTGGCAAAAGAATTGTGGGGATTTAAAATGGTAGGAAAAGGGCATGTGTTCACAGGGATTGGACTGAAAAAAGTGCTGCGGCAAATTGGCGTAGCAGAGGATTGCGTATTGGGTAAAGACTTCCTGTACACGCACCGGCAGGAAGGGAACGCTCATTGCTATTTTGTAAGTAACCAGCTGGATATTGCCCGCAAAGATACCATGGCCTTCCGCGTAACAGGGCTGCAACCCGAATTGTGGGATGCGGTAACCGGACAAATAAAAGCATTACCGAACTACGCAATCTCCAATGGAAAAACGGTGATTCCGCTGGAGTTTGGCCCCGGCGATTCGTGGTTTATCATCTTCCGTAATAAAGCAACTGTTGCTGATGGAAAGGAAAATTTTGAACAATTTCAGCCAGTGCAGGCTGTTGAAGGTAACTGGACGGTTGATTTCAACCCCGGGTATGCGAAACCTTTCCAGGCTACATTTGCCCGGCTTACCGACTGGAGCCAACACGATGACCCACAGATAAAATATTACAGTGGAACGGCTACCTACAGCAGCACGTTTACCTGCGATGACAAAAAAGACAGCAGCCTGTATCTTGACCTGGGACAGGTAGAAGGCCTGGCCACCGTCCGGCTGAATGGAAAAGAATACCCAACACTTTGGCGTTACCCGTACCGGGTAAACATCAGCAACCAGTTGCAACCCGGTGAAAATGAACTGGAGGTAACAGTGGTCAATTGCTGGTGGAACCGGCTGGTAGGGGATGCGCAACCAGGCGCAAAACCAGTGACCTGGACGGCGTTTACCAATTGGCACGCAGACAGCAAGCTGCAACCTGCCGGGTTATTGGGACCGGTGAACATTCTTACAGCCAAGTAA